In the genome of Bremerella sp. JC817, one region contains:
- a CDS encoding DegT/DnrJ/EryC1/StrS family aminotransferase, protein MTTAKNGMDATSVSQVPLLDISRGNAPLKEEFMAAFESVLDSGRFLFGPDVFQLEETCAAASQAKFGIGCASGSDALLLTMMALDIGPGDEVLVPSFTFFATASCVWRLGAKPVFVDIEPTSFNIDPARIQEQITPNTKAIIPVHLFGQCANMTEINKIAAMHGIPVIEDAAQAILAEHNGQRAGSMSLAGCISFYPTKNLGGMGDGGMLVTSDEEFAAKLKLLRGHGMEPRYYHQVVGINSRLDTLQAAALNVKMKHMAKWTDMRRENALRYHELFSQCGLDLVLKLPTEEAGNTHVWNQYTVRVPRGGRDSLRKHLADLKIGSEIYYPVPLHQQQCFAGLKEELSPLPETEKAAEEVLALPIFPELTAAEQRHVVSSIARFYGIEASLEATARRKSA, encoded by the coding sequence ATGACGACAGCAAAGAATGGCATGGACGCGACCAGTGTTTCTCAGGTTCCTCTGCTCGATATCAGTCGTGGCAATGCACCGCTGAAAGAAGAATTCATGGCGGCCTTTGAGTCGGTTCTCGACTCAGGTCGATTCCTGTTTGGCCCGGATGTCTTCCAGTTGGAAGAAACCTGTGCGGCCGCCTCGCAAGCCAAGTTCGGTATTGGCTGTGCTTCGGGTAGCGATGCCCTCTTGTTGACGATGATGGCGTTGGATATCGGTCCTGGCGATGAAGTCCTCGTTCCGAGCTTCACGTTCTTCGCCACCGCCAGTTGCGTCTGGCGACTGGGCGCTAAGCCTGTGTTCGTCGACATCGAACCAACCTCGTTCAATATCGATCCTGCCCGGATCCAGGAACAAATCACGCCGAACACCAAGGCGATCATTCCGGTTCACTTGTTCGGCCAGTGTGCCAACATGACCGAGATCAACAAGATCGCCGCCATGCACGGCATTCCGGTCATCGAAGACGCTGCCCAGGCCATCCTGGCGGAACACAATGGTCAGCGAGCCGGCAGCATGAGCCTGGCTGGCTGCATCAGCTTCTACCCGACCAAGAACCTGGGTGGTATGGGTGACGGCGGCATGCTGGTTACCAGTGACGAAGAATTCGCCGCCAAGCTGAAGCTGCTGCGAGGTCACGGCATGGAACCTCGTTACTATCATCAAGTGGTTGGCATCAACAGCCGCCTCGATACGCTTCAGGCCGCTGCCTTGAACGTGAAGATGAAGCACATGGCCAAGTGGACCGACATGCGTCGCGAGAACGCTCTGCGGTATCACGAACTGTTCAGCCAGTGTGGTCTCGACCTGGTGTTGAAGCTTCCGACCGAAGAAGCAGGCAACACGCACGTCTGGAATCAGTACACCGTTCGCGTGCCACGCGGCGGTCGCGATTCGCTTCGCAAGCACCTGGCCGATCTGAAGATCGGTAGCGAAATTTACTACCCGGTTCCACTGCATCAGCAGCAGTGCTTTGCCGGCCTGAAAGAAGAACTGTCACCGCTGCCAGAAACCGAAAAGGCTGCTGAAGAAGTGTTGGCTCTGCCAATCTTCCCGGAACTGACCGCCGCCGAACAGCGTCACGTGGTTTCGTCGATCGCCCGCTTCTACGGGATCGAAGCGAGCCTCGAGGCAACCGCTCGTCGCAAGTCGGCCTAG
- a CDS encoding metallophosphoesterase family protein, protein MRNLAIGDVHGCLTALETVLTIVQPQKDDRLFFLGDYVDRGPDARGVIDRILQLRQQHEVTCLIGNHEIMMLTAREDQGMYLSWLGYGGEETLASYADDDAADGSLDLVPERHWQFLESICQPYFETDDTIFVHANVLPEVPLDRQDETTLFWNRFTNRGPHRSGKKVICGHTSQKSGLPLDVGHSIVIDTWVYGDGWLTCLDVDSGHFCQGNQAGKHRLGVLA, encoded by the coding sequence TTGCGTAATCTGGCGATAGGCGACGTGCATGGTTGCCTGACCGCACTCGAAACTGTTTTGACGATCGTCCAGCCTCAGAAGGACGATCGTCTTTTCTTTCTCGGCGACTATGTCGATCGAGGCCCCGACGCGCGTGGGGTGATCGATCGAATCTTGCAGCTTCGTCAGCAGCACGAGGTAACCTGCCTGATCGGCAATCACGAGATCATGATGCTGACCGCCCGCGAAGACCAAGGCATGTATCTCTCGTGGCTAGGCTATGGCGGGGAAGAAACACTTGCATCTTATGCCGATGACGACGCCGCGGATGGGAGTCTCGATCTTGTTCCCGAGCGGCATTGGCAATTCTTGGAATCGATCTGCCAGCCTTACTTCGAAACCGACGACACCATCTTCGTGCATGCGAACGTCCTGCCCGAGGTCCCGCTCGATCGCCAGGACGAGACAACCTTGTTCTGGAACCGCTTTACCAACCGCGGCCCGCATCGTAGTGGGAAGAAGGTGATCTGCGGACATACTTCGCAGAAGTCTGGCCTGCCGCTGGATGTTGGCCACTCGATCGTGATCGATACGTGGGTCTACGGCGACGGTTGGCTGACCTGCCTGGATGTCGACAGCGGTCATTTCTGCCAGGGGAATCAGGCCGGAAAACATCGTTTGGGAGTGCTAGCATAG
- a CDS encoding ATP-dependent Clp protease proteolytic subunit: protein MFSHFPHASAEPMAMASEYQRQRQMTINDLLLENRIIFLQGEIYDGNANQLVMQLLYLQSENRRKPIHFYINSPGGSVTATMAIYDTMHMLSCPVATYCVGLAASGGAILLAGGAAGKRFILPHAKVMIHQPHGGVGGQVSDIEIQANEIIKTREELNKILADHCSQPIDKIAKDVNRDYYMNATEAKEYRIVDEILTKPPADQAGEED from the coding sequence ATGTTTTCTCATTTTCCTCATGCCTCTGCCGAGCCTATGGCGATGGCCTCTGAATACCAGCGGCAGCGTCAGATGACGATCAACGATCTGCTGTTGGAAAACCGGATCATCTTCCTGCAAGGAGAGATCTACGACGGTAACGCCAACCAGCTGGTCATGCAGTTGCTTTACCTGCAAAGTGAGAATCGCCGCAAGCCGATCCACTTCTACATCAACAGCCCTGGCGGTAGCGTCACCGCGACCATGGCCATCTACGACACCATGCACATGCTGTCGTGCCCAGTGGCAACCTACTGCGTCGGTCTGGCCGCCAGTGGTGGTGCGATCCTGCTGGCCGGCGGTGCCGCTGGCAAGCGATTCATCCTGCCACACGCCAAGGTCATGATTCACCAGCCACACGGCGGTGTCGGTGGCCAGGTGAGCGACATCGAAATTCAAGCCAACGAGATCATCAAGACCCGTGAAGAGCTGAACAAGATCCTGGCCGATCACTGCTCGCAGCCAATCGACAAGATCGCCAAAGACGTCAATCGCGACTACTACATGAACGCCACCGAGGCCAAGGAATATCGGATTGTCGACGAAATCCTCACCAAGCCGCCTGCAGATCAGGCCGGTGAAGAAGACTAA
- a CDS encoding tetratricopeptide repeat protein, translating into MSRPPVYRPISWLGTIPQIVVYSVVCGTVYAITDSVDWAILIGMPIMLIYSITSRYVVPYHHRQGVHLMSQFQFEEALIEHQKSLEFFEKYPWIDNFRAVVLMSPSPMSYREMALCNLGNCYLQLSRWPEAQSHYEQALKMGPKNRLAQQGLRLVESQIDGDAAEGEPEEAT; encoded by the coding sequence ATGTCACGCCCCCCTGTCTATCGCCCGATCTCCTGGTTGGGAACGATTCCTCAGATCGTCGTTTACAGCGTCGTCTGCGGAACGGTCTATGCGATCACGGACAGCGTCGATTGGGCGATCTTGATTGGGATGCCGATCATGTTGATCTATTCGATCACCAGCCGTTACGTGGTGCCGTACCACCACCGCCAAGGCGTTCACTTGATGAGCCAGTTTCAGTTTGAAGAAGCCCTGATCGAGCATCAGAAGAGCCTCGAGTTCTTCGAGAAGTATCCTTGGATCGACAACTTTCGAGCGGTCGTGCTGATGTCGCCTTCGCCGATGAGCTATCGCGAGATGGCCCTCTGTAACCTGGGTAACTGTTACCTACAGCTGAGCCGTTGGCCTGAAGCACAGTCGCACTACGAACAGGCCCTGAAGATGGGCCCCAAGAATCGCCTCGCGCAGCAAGGTTTGCGATTGGTCGAGAGCCAGATCGATGGCGATGCGGCCGAAGGCGAGCCGGAAGAAGCTACTTAG
- the tig gene encoding trigger factor: protein MSSPETENTEGAVAEAEAPKKLTLDVKVDAPSSCQRHVTVTVSREDIDRYFDVAIEDMVPNAAVPGFRKGNAPKKLVEKRFRSEVKDQVKGTLLMDSMTQATEEQSFSAISEPDFNYSAIELPEEGSLTFEFDIEVRPEFDLPKWKGLQLEKPSKEFGKEDIDKHLKQVLGRYASLVPHEGAAETDDYLVCNLTFKHDGQKLAHAEEETIRLREKLSFQDAKWEDFGKEMAGAKAGDKKTVTLTISDEAANEQMRGKQVEMEIEVLEVKRTELPEMDEAFLKQIGGFESEGDLRDYVKQDMERQMAYHQQQRLRQQITEQLTKDANWELPPALLKRQARRELERAILELRSAGFGEDDIRAHENELRQNSMASTRKALKEHFILERIAEEENIEDTPQDYDIEVMQIAMQRGESPRRIRAQLEKGGMMDVLRNQIIERKVIDLINGEATHTETDADLQQSNTAAVNILICGEGEDAAPAAAEEAAE, encoded by the coding sequence ATGAGTTCGCCTGAAACCGAAAACACCGAAGGTGCGGTCGCCGAAGCAGAAGCCCCCAAGAAGTTGACCTTGGACGTTAAGGTTGATGCTCCGAGCTCCTGCCAGCGTCACGTCACGGTGACCGTTTCCCGTGAAGATATCGATCGCTACTTCGACGTAGCCATCGAAGACATGGTCCCCAACGCTGCCGTGCCAGGTTTCCGTAAGGGCAATGCTCCGAAGAAGCTGGTCGAGAAGCGCTTCCGCAGTGAAGTGAAGGATCAGGTCAAAGGCACGCTGTTGATGGACAGCATGACCCAAGCGACCGAAGAACAATCGTTCTCGGCCATCAGCGAACCAGACTTCAACTACTCGGCCATCGAGTTGCCCGAAGAAGGCTCGCTGACCTTTGAATTCGACATCGAAGTTCGTCCAGAATTCGATCTGCCGAAGTGGAAGGGCCTGCAGCTTGAAAAGCCAAGCAAGGAATTCGGCAAAGAAGACATCGACAAGCACCTGAAGCAGGTGCTGGGTCGTTACGCTTCGCTGGTTCCACACGAAGGTGCCGCCGAAACCGACGACTACCTGGTCTGCAATCTGACCTTCAAGCACGACGGCCAGAAGCTGGCACACGCCGAAGAAGAAACCATTCGCCTGCGTGAAAAGCTGAGCTTCCAGGACGCTAAGTGGGAAGACTTCGGCAAGGAAATGGCCGGTGCCAAGGCTGGCGACAAGAAGACCGTCACGCTGACCATCTCGGACGAAGCTGCCAACGAACAAATGCGTGGCAAGCAGGTCGAAATGGAAATCGAAGTCCTCGAAGTCAAGCGTACCGAACTGCCTGAAATGGACGAAGCGTTCCTGAAGCAGATCGGCGGCTTTGAAAGCGAAGGCGACCTGCGTGACTACGTGAAGCAGGACATGGAACGCCAGATGGCTTACCACCAGCAGCAGCGTTTGCGTCAGCAGATCACTGAGCAACTGACCAAGGACGCCAACTGGGAACTGCCACCAGCACTGCTGAAGCGACAGGCCCGCCGAGAACTGGAACGTGCGATCCTGGAACTCCGTTCGGCTGGCTTCGGCGAAGACGACATTCGTGCTCACGAGAACGAACTGCGTCAGAACAGCATGGCTTCGACCCGCAAGGCCCTGAAGGAACACTTCATCCTGGAACGCATTGCGGAAGAAGAAAACATCGAAGACACGCCGCAAGACTACGATATTGAAGTGATGCAGATCGCCATGCAGCGTGGTGAATCGCCACGTCGTATTCGTGCCCAACTGGAAAAGGGGGGCATGATGGACGTTCTGCGGAACCAGATCATCGAACGTAAGGTTATCGACCTGATCAACGGCGAAGCCACCCACACCGAAACCGATGCCGACCTGCAACAGAGCAACACCGCTGCCGTCAACATCCTGATCTGTGGTGAAGGCGAAGACGCCGCTCCGGCTGCCGCCGAAGAAGCTGCTGAATAG
- a CDS encoding porin, producing MKIYWFISWLTTLAILVVAQPLFGQDIVPDSDVELRLSQLEAEIQMLRDQVNTPSASTVPAQEAGWVVNADNMLVPCVDCAPADKKKFPTVQLTGFFHLDSVWFGQSGNNLATVGDLQDGWDFRRARLAGKGNLAEDWSYIMEFDFAASQATFVDVWVTYSNAPLLQNIRIGRWRQPYGMDELTSVRELPFLERSSSFSMAPFRQTGIGFFGNNDAETVTWASSVFRYPSDGFGDNAGDDGGYAGAGRITALPFYACEGEQLIHIGADYYYANPSLNSVRFASQPEIQVVDTAPNPDISVPPFVDTGNVPVDYVDSFNVELAAKYGRLVMQSEARWTTLNQRGAGPTQTIEGAYAQVRYSLTGESPQYNKKNAVFGRVVPYRDFNPYCGYWGAWELAARYSFVDFNGDWLSANTPPSPGPGRQMNDATLGLNWYVNEHTKFQFNYINSRLNDPTLGVSSADIYAMRCQIDF from the coding sequence ATGAAAATATATTGGTTTATCTCGTGGCTAACGACGCTGGCTATTCTGGTCGTTGCGCAGCCACTTTTCGGGCAGGACATTGTGCCCGATTCCGATGTCGAATTGCGTTTGTCGCAACTCGAAGCGGAAATACAAATGCTTCGCGATCAAGTGAACACCCCTTCGGCCAGCACCGTCCCGGCGCAAGAGGCAGGCTGGGTCGTCAACGCAGATAACATGTTGGTCCCTTGTGTCGACTGCGCACCGGCCGACAAGAAGAAGTTTCCGACGGTCCAGTTGACCGGCTTCTTCCATCTCGATTCGGTCTGGTTCGGGCAAAGCGGCAACAACCTGGCAACGGTTGGCGATCTGCAAGATGGTTGGGACTTCCGCCGCGCTCGGTTGGCCGGCAAAGGCAACCTGGCTGAAGACTGGTCGTATATTATGGAGTTCGACTTCGCGGCCAGCCAGGCAACGTTTGTCGACGTGTGGGTAACCTACTCGAACGCTCCCCTGCTTCAGAACATCCGCATCGGTCGTTGGCGTCAGCCTTACGGCATGGACGAACTGACGAGCGTCCGCGAACTCCCTTTCCTCGAACGCTCGTCGAGCTTCTCGATGGCTCCGTTCCGGCAAACAGGGATCGGGTTCTTTGGTAACAACGACGCCGAAACGGTGACCTGGGCGAGCTCGGTGTTTCGTTATCCGAGCGATGGCTTCGGCGATAATGCCGGAGACGACGGTGGCTACGCCGGCGCTGGTCGAATTACGGCATTGCCGTTCTACGCCTGTGAAGGGGAGCAGCTCATCCACATCGGTGCCGACTACTACTATGCGAATCCCTCCTTAAACTCGGTTCGCTTTGCTTCGCAGCCTGAAATCCAGGTGGTCGATACCGCCCCGAACCCTGACATCAGCGTGCCACCGTTCGTCGATACGGGGAACGTACCAGTTGATTACGTCGACTCGTTCAACGTCGAGCTCGCTGCCAAGTATGGCCGCCTCGTGATGCAGTCGGAAGCTCGCTGGACGACCCTCAATCAGCGAGGTGCCGGACCAACGCAGACGATCGAAGGGGCCTATGCCCAAGTACGCTATAGCCTGACGGGTGAAAGCCCGCAGTACAACAAGAAGAACGCCGTGTTTGGCCGTGTCGTTCCTTACCGCGACTTCAATCCGTACTGTGGATATTGGGGTGCCTGGGAACTGGCGGCACGCTATTCGTTCGTCGATTTCAACGGCGATTGGCTCTCGGCCAACACACCACCTAGCCCGGGTCCAGGTCGTCAGATGAACGACGCCACGCTCGGTTTGAACTGGTATGTGAACGAGCACACCAAGTTCCAGTTCAATTACATCAACTCGCGTTTGAACGATCCGACACTCGGTGTCAGCTCGGCCGATATCTACGCCATGCGTTGCCAGATCGACTTCTAA
- a CDS encoding DUF2007 domain-containing protein produces the protein MASEFQRVASFGNPAEAHQLKAVLEEQGIRAFVEGDEIKTALSYIGAIGDVNVIVSSADIPAAAEVLEQLRQEADHRPGEAWFCGECQEVVDAGFDVCWKCGQSRDEVEAEMPVTAGHHVAPDGNELDENVPRPRFSASTDAANPFASPRENNRGALMPGKLDEVHDEAEAMLKRAWRASIFGLCGLPIFANLYSMYLLVLALQQTQQFTPEGNTRFYRAFALNIVGGAFWGVILMVLFLRW, from the coding sequence ATGGCCTCCGAATTTCAACGTGTCGCCAGCTTTGGCAACCCCGCGGAAGCACATCAATTGAAGGCTGTGCTCGAGGAGCAAGGGATCCGCGCCTTTGTTGAAGGAGACGAAATCAAAACAGCACTCAGCTACATTGGTGCTATTGGTGATGTCAATGTGATCGTCTCTTCGGCCGACATCCCCGCTGCGGCGGAAGTGTTGGAGCAACTGCGACAAGAAGCAGACCATCGTCCTGGAGAAGCCTGGTTTTGCGGAGAATGCCAAGAGGTCGTCGACGCTGGGTTCGATGTGTGCTGGAAGTGTGGCCAAAGTCGCGATGAAGTCGAAGCAGAGATGCCAGTGACCGCTGGCCATCACGTCGCTCCTGACGGTAACGAACTCGACGAAAACGTTCCCCGGCCTCGTTTCTCGGCGAGCACCGACGCGGCCAATCCGTTTGCTTCGCCGCGAGAGAACAATCGCGGAGCCTTGATGCCCGGCAAGCTCGACGAGGTCCACGACGAAGCGGAAGCGATGTTGAAGCGAGCCTGGCGGGCTTCGATTTTCGGACTGTGTGGTCTGCCGATATTCGCCAATCTGTATTCGATGTATCTGCTAGTTCTCGCACTTCAGCAGACGCAGCAATTCACGCCGGAAGGGAATACCCGCTTCTATCGAGCGTTCGCCCTGAATATCGTGGGAGGAGCGTTCTGGGGCGTGATTCTCATGGTTCTGTTCTTACGATGGTGA
- a CDS encoding AraC family transcriptional regulator — protein MQTFLPSRCLRPFVRHYWLSHNSPATTHCILPDGSIDLVVQWNGSEVASWLFGTSTEATDISLGTGNHYLGIRFRPGQARHFIDVGAHTLTDNAEEASPLLRFSLEPLWDALDGGLHGKMLDGMLQQHLHRASPAEKPIDAVVDWIERSRGSVSIAEAAGMYGKSRRQLERDFLDLVGVSPKLFASIVRFEQVTQQLRQPQLALARIALNCGFTDQSHMTNEFRRLAGCTPKQYRQQHVAFFQDGADASAQNDSFHQ, from the coding sequence ATGCAAACCTTTTTACCATCCCGTTGCCTGCGCCCGTTCGTGCGGCACTATTGGCTGAGCCATAACAGTCCGGCAACGACGCATTGCATTCTGCCAGATGGTTCAATCGACCTCGTGGTCCAGTGGAACGGAAGCGAAGTCGCGAGTTGGTTATTTGGTACCTCGACCGAAGCGACCGACATCTCGCTGGGGACTGGTAACCATTACCTGGGGATTCGCTTTCGCCCGGGACAGGCTCGGCACTTCATCGATGTTGGTGCCCATACACTGACTGACAACGCGGAAGAGGCCTCTCCCCTGCTCCGCTTTTCCCTGGAACCATTGTGGGACGCGCTCGACGGCGGCTTGCATGGGAAGATGCTCGATGGCATGTTGCAGCAACACCTGCATCGCGCATCGCCGGCTGAGAAGCCAATTGATGCCGTGGTCGATTGGATCGAGCGTTCGCGCGGGTCGGTCTCGATCGCCGAGGCCGCAGGCATGTATGGCAAGAGTCGCCGCCAGTTGGAGCGTGACTTCCTTGACCTGGTGGGCGTGTCGCCGAAGCTGTTTGCTTCAATCGTGCGGTTCGAACAGGTCACCCAGCAACTACGTCAGCCGCAGCTTGCTTTGGCGCGTATCGCTTTGAACTGCGGCTTCACCGACCAAAGCCACATGACCAACGAGTTTCGCCGCCTGGCGGGCTGCACCCCGAAGCAATATCGCCAGCAGCATGTCGCATTCTTCCAAGACGGTGCTGACGCGTCTGCACAAAATGACTCCTTTCACCAGTAA
- a CDS encoding lactonase family protein, giving the protein MLTRRTTLAFLTLAAVSLVPQGLFAQQHSKVIDLTKPNAPLLRFYIGTYTKGDSKGIYASDLNLHDGTLLPPRLVAEIENPSFLVTTPDRKNLYAVGEISNFADQDTGAVSAFAIEEDGSLRLINQEASGGRGPCHVSLPRSKNFVMVSNYGGGSFATLPLGEEGQLAPATSLFLHEGSSINEGRQKGPHGHGMYLVPGSLLALSVDLGLDKVMIYRILDPKTGEMELNDPPFISVKPGSGPRHLAMNELGTRVYLLNELDSTLDVYAFDPSTGASEHLQRVATLPEDFVGNNTTAEVYIHPRGQWLYCSNRGDDSIVTFRIDHETGLVLPIDRTSTFGKTPRHFQITPDGRYLLVANQDTNNIVVLEIDQKIGTLKTTGNQILVPNPCCIEFLP; this is encoded by the coding sequence ATGCTAACTCGACGTACAACGCTGGCATTTCTGACGCTTGCGGCGGTTTCGCTGGTCCCTCAGGGCCTGTTTGCCCAGCAACATTCCAAGGTAATCGACCTGACCAAGCCCAATGCCCCGCTGCTGCGGTTTTACATTGGGACTTACACCAAAGGGGATAGCAAAGGGATTTACGCCAGCGATTTGAACCTGCACGATGGGACCCTGTTGCCCCCTCGCCTGGTGGCCGAGATCGAGAATCCTTCGTTCCTGGTGACGACCCCAGATCGCAAGAACCTGTACGCCGTCGGCGAGATCTCGAACTTCGCCGATCAAGACACAGGTGCCGTGTCGGCCTTCGCGATCGAGGAAGATGGCTCGCTGAGGTTGATCAACCAGGAAGCTTCCGGCGGTCGCGGTCCCTGCCATGTCTCGTTGCCACGCAGTAAGAACTTCGTGATGGTTTCGAACTATGGTGGCGGCTCGTTCGCGACGCTGCCACTGGGGGAAGAAGGACAACTTGCGCCGGCAACGTCGCTCTTCCTGCATGAAGGATCGAGCATCAACGAAGGTCGCCAGAAGGGACCGCATGGCCATGGAATGTACCTGGTGCCGGGCTCGCTCTTGGCACTGTCGGTCGATCTGGGGCTCGACAAGGTAATGATTTATCGCATTCTCGATCCGAAGACGGGCGAAATGGAATTGAACGATCCTCCGTTCATCTCGGTCAAGCCGGGTTCAGGCCCGCGCCATCTGGCGATGAACGAGTTGGGAACGCGTGTCTATCTGCTAAACGAACTCGACTCGACGCTCGATGTCTATGCGTTCGATCCATCGACCGGTGCGAGCGAGCACCTGCAACGTGTCGCGACGCTGCCGGAAGACTTTGTCGGAAACAACACCACGGCGGAAGTTTACATTCACCCCCGCGGCCAATGGTTGTACTGTTCCAACCGTGGCGACGACAGCATCGTGACATTCCGGATCGATCACGAAACTGGCCTGGTGCTACCAATCGATCGGACGAGCACCTTCGGTAAAACACCGCGTCATTTTCAGATTACCCCTGACGGTCGCTATTTGTTGGTGGCGAACCAAGACACCAACAATATTGTCGTGCTGGAGATCGATCAGAAGATTGGCACTCTGAAGACAACTGGCAATCAGATTCTGGTTCCCAACCCTTGCTGCATCGAGTTCCTGCCGTAA
- the clpP gene encoding ATP-dependent Clp endopeptidase proteolytic subunit ClpP: protein MPLIPYVVEKSGREERVFDIYSRLLKDRIVFLGTGVNDEVANLIVAQMLFLQSEDPKADINLYINSPGGSVSAGMAIYDTMQFVTCDVATYCIGQAASMGAVLLTAGAAGKRYALPNARVMIHQPLAGMQGTAEDILIHATEFKRIKQRMNEILLKHTGKPIEQIEADTDRDRFLSAAEAAEYGLIDQVVEHMESK from the coding sequence ATGCCTCTGATCCCTTACGTGGTGGAAAAAAGCGGTCGTGAAGAACGCGTTTTCGATATCTACTCTCGCCTGCTGAAAGACCGCATCGTCTTTCTGGGAACCGGCGTGAACGACGAAGTTGCCAACCTGATCGTCGCTCAGATGCTGTTCCTGCAGTCGGAAGACCCGAAGGCCGACATCAACCTCTACATCAACAGCCCTGGTGGTAGCGTTAGCGCCGGTATGGCGATCTACGACACCATGCAGTTTGTGACCTGCGACGTGGCGACCTACTGCATCGGTCAGGCCGCTTCGATGGGTGCCGTTCTGCTGACCGCCGGTGCCGCTGGCAAGCGTTACGCGTTGCCAAATGCCCGCGTCATGATCCACCAGCCGCTGGCCGGTATGCAGGGTACCGCCGAAGACATCCTGATTCACGCAACCGAGTTCAAGCGCATCAAGCAGCGTATGAACGAGATCTTGCTGAAGCACACCGGCAAGCCGATCGAACAGATCGAAGCCGACACCGATCGCGACCGCTTCCTGAGCGCCGCCGAAGCCGCCGAGTACGGCTTGATCGATCAAGTCGTCGAGCACATGGAAAGCAAGTAA
- a CDS encoding VOC family protein, which yields MKLWCGVVTEKIAESKAFYTQLFGCEILFEEDWFVLLKLGTSEIGFLLPGMEGQHPLFQRAYAGEGMWITIDVTDAQAELARFTSLGQAIEQPLRDEPWGDRHFVLRDPNGIGVDVVQRITSPME from the coding sequence ATGAAGCTTTGGTGCGGAGTCGTCACGGAAAAGATCGCCGAATCGAAGGCGTTTTACACGCAGCTCTTTGGCTGTGAGATCTTGTTTGAAGAAGACTGGTTCGTCCTATTGAAACTGGGCACGAGCGAGATCGGCTTTCTGTTGCCAGGCATGGAAGGGCAGCACCCGCTCTTTCAGCGTGCGTATGCCGGCGAAGGGATGTGGATCACCATCGACGTCACCGACGCCCAGGCCGAACTGGCCCGGTTTACGTCTCTGGGGCAAGCGATCGAGCAACCGCTGCGAGACGAACCATGGGGGGACCGGCACTTTGTATTGCGAGATCCCAACGGCATTGGAGTCGACGTTGTGCAGCGGATTACGAGCCCAATGGAATGA